Proteins encoded by one window of Salmonirosea aquatica:
- a CDS encoding NAD-dependent epimerase/dehydratase family protein yields the protein MPLEVKTPSNDLQTILGSGGSIGVELAKALPEYTTRIRLVSRSPKKIHDSDELMAADLSKASEIDRAVAGSAIVYVTVGFEYSINVWQKVWPPFMRNVIDACKKHKAKLVFFDNVYMYDPDHLNPMTEETPMRPTSKKGAVRKELVEMIMAEVKSGKLTALIARSADFIGPKNSVLIETVYKNFRQGKKANWFADVSKLHNFTFTPDAGQATALLGNTPDAYNQVWHLPTDRSQLTGKQWIELFARQMNVEPKYQVLPVWLMGVLGIFVPIMREFKEMAYQYSRDYVFDSHKFEARFPDFKVTSSLHAVRVIVDGMVL from the coding sequence ATGCCCCTAGAAGTTAAAACTCCTTCTAACGATCTCCAGACCATCCTCGGTTCGGGTGGCTCCATTGGCGTTGAACTCGCCAAAGCCCTGCCTGAATATACGACCCGCATCCGGCTGGTGAGTCGTTCCCCGAAAAAGATCCATGATTCGGACGAGCTGATGGCTGCCGATCTTTCGAAAGCCAGCGAAATCGACCGGGCGGTCGCAGGCTCAGCCATTGTATACGTAACGGTAGGCTTTGAATACAGCATCAATGTATGGCAGAAAGTATGGCCGCCTTTTATGCGGAATGTCATCGACGCCTGCAAGAAACATAAGGCCAAGCTAGTGTTCTTCGACAATGTTTACATGTACGATCCGGACCATCTGAATCCGATGACCGAAGAAACGCCCATGCGGCCTACCAGTAAAAAAGGAGCGGTACGAAAAGAATTGGTTGAAATGATCATGGCAGAAGTAAAAAGCGGGAAGCTCACCGCACTGATCGCCCGCTCGGCGGACTTCATTGGCCCCAAAAACAGCGTACTGATCGAAACCGTTTATAAGAACTTCCGGCAAGGCAAGAAGGCCAACTGGTTCGCCGATGTGAGCAAATTGCATAATTTTACCTTTACGCCTGACGCAGGTCAGGCTACCGCTCTGCTTGGCAACACACCGGATGCCTATAATCAGGTATGGCACCTACCGACCGACCGGTCTCAGCTGACGGGAAAGCAGTGGATTGAACTGTTTGCCCGGCAGATGAACGTCGAACCCAAGTACCAGGTACTGCCCGTTTGGCTGATGGGTGTACTGGGTATTTTCGTACCAATAATGAGGGAGTTTAAGGAAATGGCTTATCAGTATAGCCGGGATTATGTATTTGACAGTCATAAGTTCGAAGCGCGTTTTCCTGATTTCAAAGTGACAAGTTCGTTGCACGCCGTGCGGGTCATTGTGGATGGAATGGTACTTTGA
- a CDS encoding DUF1905 domain-containing protein encodes MVRFTAQLQKFGEKGEKTGWIYIEIPIDVTEQLNPGVRTSFRVRGKIDDHPLRQTALIPTGEGTFILPTNADMRRAIRKQEGATATLELERDDSPLELSEDLMVCLADEPDALEHFKKLPKSHQNYFSNWIESAKTHDTKVKRITQAVWGLARGMGYGEMIRYFKKK; translated from the coding sequence ATGGTACGCTTTACCGCCCAATTACAAAAATTCGGAGAGAAAGGCGAAAAGACAGGCTGGATTTATATCGAAATTCCAATCGACGTCACCGAACAACTCAATCCTGGTGTACGTACTTCATTTCGGGTCAGGGGCAAAATCGACGATCATCCACTCAGGCAAACGGCCCTGATTCCCACCGGCGAAGGTACCTTCATTCTCCCCACAAACGCCGACATGCGTCGGGCCATTCGCAAGCAGGAAGGGGCAACGGCTACCCTGGAACTTGAACGGGATGATTCACCTCTTGAACTATCGGAGGATTTGATGGTCTGCCTGGCCGATGAGCCTGATGCGCTGGAGCATTTCAAAAAACTTCCGAAGAGCCACCAGAACTATTTCTCGAACTGGATTGAAAGTGCCAAAACTCACGACACCAAGGTAAAGCGCATCACTCAGGCTGTGTGGGGTTTGGCTCGGGGCATGGGCTACGGCGAAATGATCAGGTACTTTAAGAAGAAGTAG